The genomic stretch AGGAGGAACATCTTGCCTTGCAGTGCCGGGATCAATTCCGGTTGACGGGCAGCGGATTCGAGGAACTTCGAACCCATGAGGGCGATACCCAAACATGCGCCGAGTGCGCCGAGGCCGATGATGATGCCGATGGCGATGGCGGTGAGGCCTTGCACGTGTGCGATGAATTCCATTGTGTTACTCCAGCGTGTAGTTGAAAAACGAAAAAGGATGAAACGATTTAAAGCTAAAACTTAGTGCGACTCGCGAACGCCCGAAATGTAGACGACCGTGAGGATCATGAAGATGAAGGCTTGCAACAAGATGATCAGAATGTGGAAGATGCCCCAGGCCGTATTGGCAATGATGCCCGGCAAGAAGGTCACCCACGAAGCAAACAGACCCGCGATGAGCATGAACACCAGCTCGCCGCCGTACATGTTGCCGAAGAGTCGCATGGCCAACGAAATGGGTTTCACCAACCATTCGATGACATTCATGATGAAGTTCACCGGTGCCAGCAAGATGGCGGCAAAACCGTGCGCGTGGAACGGTGCGGTGAAGAATTCTTTGGTGAATCCGCCAATGCCCTTCGCCGACAAGGCGTGACCAATGAGGACCAAGAACACGCCCGTGGACACGCCCAGGGTGGTGTTGAGGTCAGCGGTCGGAACCGCGCGGAAATAGGTGTGGTGTGCGACTTCATGGCCGAACACGGTTTGCGTCACCCAGCCGACCAAGTCGAGCGGGATCAAGTCCATCGCGTTCATGAGGGTGACCCACATGAAGATGGTCAAGGCCAACGGGGTGACCGACTTACGGTCGCCATGGAAGACGTCTTTGACTTGGCCATCCACGAATTCAACGATGATTTCTACGAAGGCTTGACCTTTGCTCGGCACACCCGAGGTGGCTTTACGCGCAAACAACGCAAACCACAGCACGAACAACAGGCCCAAGCCGAGGGCCATGCCCCAACTGTCCCAGTTGAAGTCCATGCTGAACAATTTGCCCGTGTTATGGGACAAATGGTGCTGGATATATTCGGTGAGGCCACCGCCGGAGCTGCCGGGTTCGATCACTTGGACACCTTGTCAGGAATTGCGTTTGCGACGATGTATACGAAAACCATCAGAATGATGGCGGACAACACGGGGAGCGGCGGCCACTTCAGAATGCCGAAAATCACCAGCAATCCGAGGGCAACCACACCCCATTTCAACAGTGTTGCGATGACGACCCGTGCCAGCGCGTTGTTCGCGCCCGAAACGATGCCCCCACCCAATGCGACCAGCATCGCGATCCAGCCAACGAAGACCATCAGACCCCCGCCGGCGAGCGCCGCTGCCGCACTTTTCACACCGCCTCCAGGGATGACCCACCAAAGCAAGGCGACGGCCAACGTGGCGCATCCTTGCCATGTGAGTGCCCGCTTTGCCCGAACTCGGCTCGTTGAGACCGGATTGAACATTAGACGGGTAAATCCTGAATGGGCGGGTGCGGAACACCTAAGGCGCCCCGTTGAAGCCGCAAAAGTATAGCAGTAGTAAATATTTTGTGGGCGGCTCGACGCACCAAAAAGAGGTACGTCGGCGCAAATTTACTTCTTCTTGGGGATATAAAGGTCGGTGATCGTGCCTTCATAGACTTCGGCCGCCATGCAAACCGTTTCGCCCAAGGTGGGATGCGGATGGATGGTATGGCCCAGATCAGCGGCCTCGCAGCCCATCTCGATGGCCAAAGCGGCCTCGCTGATGAGCTCGCCGGCATGCGGGCCCACAATGCCGCAGCCGATGACGCGATGGGTTTCCTCGTCGAAGATCAGCTTGGTGAAGCCATCGGTGCGACCGATGCTGAGTGCACGGCCCGAGGCCGCCCACGGGAACTTGCCGACGCCCACTTTGAGGCCCTTTTCCTTCGCCTCGTTTTCAGTCACGCCCACCCAGGCAATTTCCGGATTGGTATAAGCGACCGAAGGAATGACCCGCGCGACCCAGGATTTTTTCTCACCCGCGATCACTTCGGCAGCGAGCTTGCCTTCGTGCGTGGCCTTGTGCGCCAGCATCGGCTGGCCGACCAAATCGCCAATCGCAAAAATATGGGGCGTGCTGGTCCGCATCTGTGTGTCGACACTGATGAAGCCGCGTGCATCGACACTCACCCCCGCCTTGTCACAGGCGAGCTTGTTGCCATTCGCACTGCGACCGACGGCGACCAAGACGCGATCAAACACGTTGTCTGCCGGCACGGATTCGCCTTCAAAGACGCAACGAATGCCTTTCTTTTCCGCGCTCGCTTCGACCACCTTGGTCTTCAGATACACACCGACCTTTTGTGCTTTCAAGCGTTGCGCAAGTGGGCGCACCAAATCTGCATCTGCACCTGGAATCAATTGGGGTGCGAGCTCTACCACCGTGACGTCACTGCCCAAGGCTTGATACACGGTTGCCATTTCCAAGCCAATGATGCCGCCGCCCACCACGAGCAACTTTTTCGGCACATCCGTCAATGCCAAGGCACCGGTGGAATCCATCACACGCGGGTCGTCCCACGGGAAGCTCGGCAAATGCACCGCTTCGGAACCCGCAGCGATGATGCAGTGATTGAAACTCAGCGTGTGCCCATTGCCGTTTGAATCGGTGATGGCGAGCGCATTGGCATTTGCAAATTGCGCCGTACCTTGCATCACTTTGACTTTGCGTTGCTTGGCCATGCCGGCCAGCCCATTGGTCAGTGAGCCCACAACTTTTTCTTTGTAGGCACGCAAACCCGACAGTTCGATCTTCGGCGCAGCAAACGTGATGCCCATGTCTGTTGCATGTGCAGCGTGGTCAATCACTTCGGCGGCGTGCAGCAAGGCCTTCGACGGAATGCAACCGACGTTGAGGCAAACGCCCCCCAAGGTGTCGTTGCGTTCCACTAACACAACGTTCAAGCCGAGATCCGCAGCGCGGAATGCGGCGGTGTAACCGCCGGGACCCGAACCAATGACGACCACATCGCAGTCATAGCTGTGACTGCCTGCAGCGGAGGGGACAGGCGCGGGTGCGGGAGTGGACGCGGGTGCAGCGACAGGCGTCGGTGCAGGTGCCGGCGCGGGCGACGGCGCAGCAGGCGCTGCAGCCTTGGCCGCAGTAGGCGCTTCGCTGGCATCGTCTGTCGCCTCAACAACCGCGACGAGATCGCCGGTGTTGAGTTCTTGGCCAAGCTTGATCGCCAAGGACTTCACCACGCCTGCGACCGTCGAAGGCACTTCCATCGTGGCCTTGTCAGATTCGAGCGTAATCAAGCCTTGGTCTTTCGCGATGGTGTCGCCGGGCTTCACCAAAATCTCGATCACCGGCACGCCGTCATGGCTGCCGATATCCGGTACGACGACTTTGACTTCAGCCATTCGGCTTCTCCTCGAATGTGGGTTTGGTGACCGATGCATCGGCGACCGGGGTGGGTTCGTCTTCTTTCTCTAGCGCAACTTGCGCATCTTCCTGCGCATCATTGCGCGACAACTTCTCGCGTTCTGCAGCACTCAATTCGTGTTGCGGCGATGCTTCACCGACATTGCGCTGTCCGTGCATTGCGTTGAATGCGTCTTTGCCGCTCAAACCAAACAGACTACGAATATTCAAATCGCGTTGTGGCAATGGCATTTCAATGCCGTACTTCTTCAAAGCGGTATCCAGCGCCCACAGGTAGGCAGCGCGGATCGCGATGTTCCGGCGTGCGGCATCCTCGTTCAACCACACCACCAATAGATAGTCGACTCTCGATTCGCCGAATTCGACCAACCACACTTGCGGTGCCTGTGTTCCTTCGACGGTCAAGGTGAACGGCACTTCGGCCGCGGCCTCGAGTGCGGCCTTCTTCACCACTTCTTTGTCGACGCCATAGGCGGCATGAAAGGGCACACGAATGCGTCGATTGACAGAACGGTGCGTCCAATTGACCACGCGGCCATTGACGAATTCCGAGTTCGGCACCAACAGGTCAATGTTGTCGTTGGTGGTGATACGTGTTGAGCGAATATTCACTGCGCGCACGGTGCCGCGCACATCTTGGTCCAGCTCAACGAAGTCGCCCACTTTCAAAGATCGATCAAACAACAAGATCAATCCGGAAATGAAGTTGCTAAAGACCGATTGCAGGCCGAACCCTAAGCCGACGCCGACGGCACCCGCAAAGATGCCGAACTTACCCAGAGGAATGCCCAAAACCGACAGCGCAATACCAATCGCCGTGGCTAACAATACGTAATGGGCGACGCGCGAGATCGTATACAGCGCGGCGCGCTCGCTGCTACTTTGACGTTCGCCGTAGCGATTGATCGTGCGCTGCAGCCACTTGGAGAACATCCAAGCGATGACAAACGCAAAGAACGCGCCGAGTACGCCACCCAAGGTCACATCAAAGTTGCTGGTATGAATCAGCTTGTAATCGAACACCGGCTGCAGATCTGCCCAGGCGCGGTCACCCGCACCCGTCACAGCCTCGCCGACCTTCTGGCCGGTGCTGTTGAGCTTCTGTCCGATTTCGGCAGGCTTATTCATAGGGTCGCAAGACGCAATTAGAGCAATGCCCTACGCATGTCGCCCAAGACATCCGCCAAATGCGCCGTAAAGCGCGCGGCAGCGGCACCGTCGATCACGCGGTGGTCGTAAGACAGCGACAAGGGCAGCATGAGGCGCGGCTCGAAGCCCTTGCCATCCCATACCGGCTGCAGCTCAGATTTCGATACACCAAGAATTGCCACTTCAGGTGCATTGATGATCGGCGTGAATGCAGTTCCGCCAATGCCGCCCAAAGAACTGATGGTGAAACAGCCGCCCTGCATTTGGTCCGGCTTCAATTTGCCTTCGCGCGCCAAGGCAGCCAACTCGCCCATCTCTTGCGCAATTTCCATCACACCCTTCTTATCTGCATCGCGCAGCACCGGCA from Lysobacter sp. HDW10 encodes the following:
- the atpE gene encoding F0F1 ATP synthase subunit C; the encoded protein is MEFIAHVQGLTAIAIGIIIGLGALGACLGIALMGSKFLESAARQPELIPALQGKMFLLAGLIDAAFIIGLAIALYFGLANPLLTAVIDAAK
- the atpB gene encoding F0F1 ATP synthase subunit A translates to MEPGSSGGGLTEYIQHHLSHNTGKLFSMDFNWDSWGMALGLGLLFVLWFALFARKATSGVPSKGQAFVEIIVEFVDGQVKDVFHGDRKSVTPLALTIFMWVTLMNAMDLIPLDLVGWVTQTVFGHEVAHHTYFRAVPTADLNTTLGVSTGVFLVLIGHALSAKGIGGFTKEFFTAPFHAHGFAAILLAPVNFIMNVIEWLVKPISLAMRLFGNMYGGELVFMLIAGLFASWVTFLPGIIANTAWGIFHILIILLQAFIFMILTVVYISGVRESH
- a CDS encoding mechanosensitive ion channel domain-containing protein → MNKPAEIGQKLNSTGQKVGEAVTGAGDRAWADLQPVFDYKLIHTSNFDVTLGGVLGAFFAFVIAWMFSKWLQRTINRYGERQSSSERAALYTISRVAHYVLLATAIGIALSVLGIPLGKFGIFAGAVGVGLGFGLQSVFSNFISGLILLFDRSLKVGDFVELDQDVRGTVRAVNIRSTRITTNDNIDLLVPNSEFVNGRVVNWTHRSVNRRIRVPFHAAYGVDKEVVKKAALEAAAEVPFTLTVEGTQAPQVWLVEFGESRVDYLLVVWLNEDAARRNIAIRAAYLWALDTALKKYGIEMPLPQRDLNIRSLFGLSGKDAFNAMHGQRNVGEASPQHELSAAEREKLSRNDAQEDAQVALEKEDEPTPVADASVTKPTFEEKPNG
- the lpdA gene encoding dihydrolipoyl dehydrogenase — translated: MAEVKVVVPDIGSHDGVPVIEILVKPGDTIAKDQGLITLESDKATMEVPSTVAGVVKSLAIKLGQELNTGDLVAVVEATDDASEAPTAAKAAAPAAPSPAPAPAPTPVAAPASTPAPAPVPSAAGSHSYDCDVVVIGSGPGGYTAAFRAADLGLNVVLVERNDTLGGVCLNVGCIPSKALLHAAEVIDHAAHATDMGITFAAPKIELSGLRAYKEKVVGSLTNGLAGMAKQRKVKVMQGTAQFANANALAITDSNGNGHTLSFNHCIIAAGSEAVHLPSFPWDDPRVMDSTGALALTDVPKKLLVVGGGIIGLEMATVYQALGSDVTVVELAPQLIPGADADLVRPLAQRLKAQKVGVYLKTKVVEASAEKKGIRCVFEGESVPADNVFDRVLVAVGRSANGNKLACDKAGVSVDARGFISVDTQMRTSTPHIFAIGDLVGQPMLAHKATHEGKLAAEVIAGEKKSWVARVIPSVAYTNPEIAWVGVTENEAKEKGLKVGVGKFPWAASGRALSIGRTDGFTKLIFDEETHRVIGCGIVGPHAGELISEAALAIEMGCEAADLGHTIHPHPTLGETVCMAAEVYEGTITDLYIPKKK